The Candidatus Kryptobacter tengchongensis genome contains a region encoding:
- a CDS encoding CRISPR-associated protein Cas2, with protein sequence MYYIVVYDVEEKRVNKVCKLLRRYLHWVQNSVFEGELSEGKFAELRFKLLQIIEPEVDSVIIYTLRDKWRGREVIGLNKNPVDNLI encoded by the coding sequence ATGTATTATATAGTTGTTTACGATGTTGAGGAAAAAAGGGTAAATAAGGTTTGCAAACTGTTGCGTAGATATTTGCATTGGGTTCAAAATTCTGTTTTTGAGGGCGAATTGAGCGAAGGGAAGTTCGCTGAGTTGCGGTTTAAACTTTTGCAAATAATAGAGCCCGAGGTTGACTCTGTGATAATTTATACTCTTCGGGATAAGTGGAGAGGTAGGGAGGTAATCGGGTTAAACAAAAATCCAGTTGATAATTTAATTTAG
- a CDS encoding CRISPR-associated protein, Cas1 family: MARPYYIFSSGILRRKDNTLYFEPFDTKQDVMDDDILCLAGYPELENEVDGCDIKRKPIPVEDVDSIYIFGDMTFNTRFLNFLNQNNIVLHVFNYYGFYSGSFYPREFLNSGRLIVKQVENYIFDDLRIFLARKFVEGASYNMLRNLKSYTFSEGLNIYIEAIESERTKIESCMNIHDLMACEGHIRNAYYNAWDFIIDDEFFGFDRRTKQPPENAINALISFGNSMLYTTVLSEIYKTQLNPTISYLHEPSDRRFSLALDIAEIFKPVIVDRLIFKIINRGQISKEHFISELNFCYLSEDGRKLFVKEFDELMRSSIRHKKLNRNVSYRGLIRLECYKLIKHLFGDEVYNPLKVWWY; this comes from the coding sequence GTGGCAAGACCGTATTATATATTTTCCTCTGGAATTTTGAGAAGAAAAGATAACACCCTTTATTTTGAGCCTTTTGATACCAAGCAAGATGTAATGGATGATGATATACTCTGTCTTGCTGGTTATCCAGAATTGGAAAATGAAGTTGATGGGTGTGATATCAAGCGTAAGCCAATACCTGTTGAAGATGTGGATTCAATTTACATCTTTGGCGACATGACATTTAATACAAGGTTTTTGAATTTTTTAAATCAGAATAATATCGTTTTGCATGTTTTCAATTATTATGGGTTCTATTCTGGAAGTTTTTATCCTCGTGAATTTTTAAACTCGGGGAGGTTAATTGTAAAGCAGGTTGAAAATTATATTTTTGATGATTTGAGGATTTTCCTTGCGAGAAAATTTGTTGAAGGGGCAAGCTATAATATGTTAAGAAATTTAAAGTCATATACTTTTTCAGAGGGGCTTAATATCTACATTGAAGCTATTGAAAGTGAAAGAACAAAGATAGAATCATGTATGAATATTCACGATCTTATGGCGTGCGAAGGTCATATTAGAAACGCGTATTATAATGCGTGGGACTTTATAATAGATGATGAATTTTTTGGATTTGATAGACGAACAAAACAACCTCCGGAAAACGCTATAAATGCCCTTATATCGTTTGGTAACTCAATGCTTTACACAACTGTGCTTAGTGAAATTTACAAGACGCAATTAAATCCAACTATAAGTTATTTACATGAGCCATCCGATAGAAGATTTTCTCTTGCGCTTGACATTGCTGAAATTTTTAAGCCAGTTATCGTTGATAGGTTAATTTTTAAAATTATAAATCGCGGGCAGATATCAAAGGAGCATTTTATAAGTGAATTAAATTTTTGTTATTTATCTGAAGATGGGCGAAAGCTATTTGTAAAAGAGTTTGATGAATTAATGAGATCAAGCATAAGGCACAAAAAACTTAACCGAAATGTATCGTATAGAGGTTTAATTCGACTTGAATGCTACAAATTAATAAAACACTTGTTTGGCGATGAGGTATATAATCCCCTGAAGGTTTGGTGGTATTAA
- a CDS encoding CRISPR-associated exonuclease Cas4: MIFENPRITGVMVNYYFHCKRQLWLFANHIEMEHNSELVLLGKILSASFYRDKDKELQIDNVIAIDWFEFEDGIIHEVKKSDSFSEGHIWQVKYYIFYLKKKGVKAKGKINYPRLKKEIEVELKDGDDEIIIELLNDIAKIIKSETLPDRIEKVKCKGCSYFELCWS, from the coding sequence ATGATATTTGAGAATCCGAGGATAACAGGGGTTATGGTCAATTACTATTTCCACTGCAAAAGACAATTATGGTTATTTGCCAATCATATTGAAATGGAACATAATTCGGAACTTGTTTTACTTGGCAAAATTTTAAGCGCCTCTTTTTACAGGGACAAGGATAAAGAACTTCAAATTGATAATGTCATTGCAATTGATTGGTTTGAGTTTGAAGATGGGATAATACATGAAGTAAAAAAATCAGATTCGTTTAGTGAGGGACATATTTGGCAGGTGAAGTATTATATTTTTTACCTTAAAAAGAAAGGGGTAAAAGCCAAGGGGAAAATAAATTACCCAAGGTTGAAAAAAGAAATTGAAGTTGAACTTAAAGATGGAGATGATGAGATAATAATTGAACTGTTAAATGATATCGCTAAAATTATTAAAAGTGAAACTTTGCCAGATAGAATTGAAAAAGTTAAGTGTAAGGGATGCAGTTATTTTGAATTATGCTGGTCTTAA